Sequence from the Helianthus annuus cultivar XRQ/B chromosome 13, HanXRQr2.0-SUNRISE, whole genome shotgun sequence genome:
AATTTCGATCGATATGGGTTTGGTTCATTACGGTAATGACACTTTGTATAACTACGAAAAGAAAAAACCAAAGAAATAAAGTCGTTAAACTTCAGAGTATAAAAATTTTGTGGTCAtttttaaaaaatgtttaaactttAATAATCTTGTCACAAAAACACAAAGGAAAAGAAAACATTATATTAAAGTGAAAACCATTAATGAAATCTATACTGAAGTCGATTTTTAACATTTAGAAGTACTAGCATACTCAAGCGTTCCATTTCAAATTTTTTATAATTCAAGGTGTTTAAATTATATGGTTTAACTTATGTTTTTAATGATAATTAGCAATAGTTATCTGTTATATATTGGCTTTTTAATATGTGTAAATttatctcaaaatattatatttttctttaaattttaaagaaaaaactGACATTTTCTTGATTATGGGTGATTTAATTTAAGTAATTTTTGTATCAGATTTATCATCTTTAATTTATGTAAGatattttatttattcaacccatgtaatacatgggtCTATAACCTAGTAATATACTATAAGGGGACCCAGGGTGGAAGCCTTTTGCTCCGTGATGAACATATATCACGCATTATACACGACCGCCGGTCATCACCAGCACGCGTTAACTTGACAACGCGTGGCCACTATCACACGTTGTATATTGAActtgtttgttgttttgtgaaTGATTTTGATGATGGAGATGagtgtgtggtgagtgatgggcatGTCCACTAAAAACCATCACTACTGATGGAATAAAGTTCGATGACATGACAGAAATCGATtaaatgttgtgagtgatgagtgagtggtgagtgatgaccacccctaccccTAATGATATAACGGTTGTCACAGAACCCGTTTAGTGTAAAAACACATCTCAAGTGGGTGCTTTATAAGATTGAATACTAAACCCTTTACAGTTGCCAAAAATAACACAATGAATACttccaaatattaaaaaaaatatatattatttttcatCTATGAAACTTATGTTTCTCCATTGTGTAATACAATTTAGAAACATAAACAATACATGAATGTTTATAAATGATATGCTAAAGAAGACATCATAAGTGTCCAACACAACATAAATATGGAAATATAACCAAGAAACAGACGGTCCGAAAAGGCTTTCAAGCCACACGTCCAAGAACTCGTGTGTTTCCCATACGTCTAGCTTTGTATGAACCCCATGGACTTGGGGAAGGCGGATATGTTGATCGAGGAAGAACGTCAATAACAAGCTTCATACCGCCCTTTTGACAATGCTTTCCAACACCACAAATGTACCATTTTCTTCCAGGGGTCGTCAATGTCACCCAATCATAACCACTAGATAGAGGTTCACCAGAAACCGGAATAGTACATTGTTGGAAGTCAGTTCCGTTGACTTTGTATACGTTATGAGCCCCCTTCGGGTATATAAAAACTACATCGAAATCATTTTGTTAGAAACAAAGTAGCCAAGCCAAAAAAACCTAAGAGTTGATGTGTCTTTAAAAAAAAGATTAATGATATACCAAGCTTGTCTCCGACTACGAATTCCTTCCCTTTGGCCCAGGCTTGGTAATCGAAGTCGAGAGTCCAGCCATAGTCATCTCCGACGATGAACATGTTTCCAAGCGGTACTGGGCCGGGTGCAGGTGCGGGTACAGGTTGTACTGGTGACCAGGACAAAACATCAATAACCAACTTCATTCCACCTGTCTCACAATGTGTTCCAACACCACAAATGTACCATTTCTTTCCGGGCGTAGTAAGTGTTATCACATCATATCCACTTGTCAAAGACTCGTTGGAAGCTGGCACAACACATCCTTTAAAACCGTTTCCATCGACCTTGAACACATTGTGTTTCCCGACCGGGTACTTGAATACTACACCCAAAAAACATCATTACTCATTAGTTCTTATTTATAAgacacatatatgtatatattctCCTAAAACGTACTTGTATTTAATCGTTTGATCAAACGTATCAACGATGATCATGTTTGACATAAGTTGTTCATAGATCACCATTACTATTTAGAAATAAATGATTTACATACCAAGCTTGTCTCCGACGACGAACTCCTTCCCTTTGGCCCAAGCTTGGTAATCGAAGTTGAGGGTCCAGCCATAGTCATCTCCGACGACAAACACCTTTCCAGACGGCACGGGGCCGGGTGCGGGTGCAGGTACCGGGAACGGTAGTACGGGTGACCAAGCCAAAACATCAATAACCAACTTCATCCCACCCGTCTCGCAATGTTTTCCAACACCACAAATGTACCATTTCTTTCCTGGCGTAGTAAGTGTTACCACATCATATCCACTTGCCAAAGACTCGTTAGCAACTGGCACGACACATCCTTTAAAACCATTTCCATCGACTTTGAACACATTGTGTTTTCCAACCGGGTACTTGAATACTAAAAGAAGAAAACATCATTAGTTCTTATTATTAATGAGGGACATGCATGATTCGGTCATTATTCAAACAAATCATACTCTCTCTATCCTAAAATGTGTTTTTATGTAACGTTTGGTAGAACGTATCGACGATGATTATGTTTGACGTAATTTGTTCATAGATCATCCTTACTAGTTTGAAATAAATGATTTCACATACCAAGTTTGTCTCCGACGACGAACTTCTTCCCTTGGGCCCATGCTTGGTAGTCGAAGTTGAGAGTCCAGCCATACTCGTCTCCAACAATGAAGTCGGTAGCCGAAACAAAAGCAGCTAGAGTTGCTATCAGACCTATGAATATAACGATGGCTAACTTGTTGTTAGTCACCATTGTAGATGTTCTAGGTATCTTTTTTGTTCTTGCA
This genomic interval carries:
- the LOC110901903 gene encoding blue copper protein yields the protein MVTNNKLAIVIFIGLIATLAAFVSATDFIVGDEYGWTLNFDYQAWAQGKKFVVGDKLVFKYPVGKHNVFKVDGNGFKGCVVPVANESLASGYDVVTLTTPGKKWYICGVGKHCETGGMKLVIDVLAWSPVLPFPVPAPAPGPVPSGKVFVVGDDYGWTLNFDYQAWAKGKEFVVGDKLVFKYPVGKHNVFKVDGNGFKGCVVPASNESLTSGYDVITLTTPGKKWYICGVGTHCETGGMKLVIDVLSWSPVQPVPAPAPGPVPLGNMFIVGDDYGWTLDFDYQAWAKGKEFVVGDKLVFIYPKGAHNVYKVNGTDFQQCTIPVSGEPLSSGYDWVTLTTPGRKWYICGVGKHCQKGGMKLVIDVLPRSTYPPSPSPWGSYKARRMGNTRVLGRVA